Proteins co-encoded in one Dasypus novemcinctus isolate mDasNov1 chromosome 18, mDasNov1.1.hap2, whole genome shotgun sequence genomic window:
- the CD37 gene encoding leukocyte antigen CD37 isoform X1, which yields MSVQESCLSLIKYFLFVFNLFFFVLGSLIFCFGIWILIDKTSFVSFVGLSSGPLQILSKALAISGIFTMSLALLGCVGALKELRCLLGLYFGMLLLLFATQITLGILISTQKALLERKVQAVVLETIQNYRSNPEEMAAEESWDYVQFQLRCCGWNSPQDWFTVRSLKSNESEAHHVPCSCFNLSSTNDSAIVDKIFPQRSRLPLARPKHNADLCAVPVSRHIYGEGCARSLRKWLHNNLISIVGICLGVGLLEVIWPRPHARLAPESPGGPAQNREGGPPAVWERRMRGAASALPAGRGSLPGTRAGRENQLL from the exons ATGTCAGTCCAGGAGAGCTGCCTCAGCCTCATCAAGTACTTCCTCTTCGTCTTCAACCTCTTCTTCTTC GTCCTGGGCAGCCTCATTTTCTGCTTCGGCATCTGGATTCTCATCGACAAGACCAGCTTTGTGTCCTTCGTGG GCTTGTCCTCCGGGCCCCTGCAGATCTTGTCCAAGGCCCTGGCCATCTCAGGAATCTTCACCATGAGCCTGGCGCTCCTGGGCTGTGTGGGGGCGCTCAAGGAGCTCCGCTGCCTCCTCGGCCTG TATTTTGGGATGCTGCTGCTCCTGTTCGCCACGCAGATCACCCTGGGGATCCTCATCTCCACTCAGAAGGCCCTG CTGGAGCGGAAGGTGCAGGCCGTGGTGCTGGAGACCATCCAGAACTACCGCAGCAACCCGGAGGAGATGGCGGCCGAGGAGAGCTGGGACTACGTGCAGTTCCAG CTGCGCTGCTGCGGCTGGAACTCCCCGCAGGACTGGTTCACTGTCCGCAGCCTGAAAAGCAACGAGTCGGAGGCCCACCACGTGCCCTGCTCCTGCTTCAACCTGTCGTCGACCAACGACTCCGCGATCGTCGATAAGATCTTCCCGCAGCGCAGCCGGCTCCCGCTGGCGCGGCCCAAGCACAACGCCGACCTCTGCGCGGTCCCGGTCAGCCGGCACATCTACGGCGAG GGCTGTGCACGGAGCCTCCGGAAGTGGCTGCACAACAACCTCATCTCCATAGTGGGCATCTGCCTGGGCGTCGGGCTACTCGAGGTGATCTGGCCCCGCCCCCATGCGCGATTGGCCCCAGAATCCCCAGGTGGCCCCGCCCAGAACCGCGAAGGAGGTCCTCCCGCTGTCTGGGAACGGCGCATGCGTGGAGCAGCCTCGGCCCTTCCTGCGGGTCGCGGTAGTCTACCTGGAACGCGGGCGGGGCGGGAGAACCAGCTTCTGTGA
- the CD37 gene encoding leukocyte antigen CD37 isoform X2, whose protein sequence is MSVQESCLSLIKYFLFVFNLFFFVLGSLIFCFGIWILIDKTSFVSFVGLSSGPLQILSKALAISGIFTMSLALLGCVGALKELRCLLGLYFGMLLLLFATQITLGILISTQKALLERKVQAVVLETIQNYRSNPEEMAAEESWDYVQFQLRCCGWNSPQDWFTVRSLKSNESEAHHVPCSCFNLSSTNDSAIVDKIFPQRSRLPLARPKHNADLCAVPVSRHIYGEGCARSLRKWLHNNLISIVGICLGVGLLELGFMALSIFQCRNLDHVYDRLVRYR, encoded by the exons ATGTCAGTCCAGGAGAGCTGCCTCAGCCTCATCAAGTACTTCCTCTTCGTCTTCAACCTCTTCTTCTTC GTCCTGGGCAGCCTCATTTTCTGCTTCGGCATCTGGATTCTCATCGACAAGACCAGCTTTGTGTCCTTCGTGG GCTTGTCCTCCGGGCCCCTGCAGATCTTGTCCAAGGCCCTGGCCATCTCAGGAATCTTCACCATGAGCCTGGCGCTCCTGGGCTGTGTGGGGGCGCTCAAGGAGCTCCGCTGCCTCCTCGGCCTG TATTTTGGGATGCTGCTGCTCCTGTTCGCCACGCAGATCACCCTGGGGATCCTCATCTCCACTCAGAAGGCCCTG CTGGAGCGGAAGGTGCAGGCCGTGGTGCTGGAGACCATCCAGAACTACCGCAGCAACCCGGAGGAGATGGCGGCCGAGGAGAGCTGGGACTACGTGCAGTTCCAG CTGCGCTGCTGCGGCTGGAACTCCCCGCAGGACTGGTTCACTGTCCGCAGCCTGAAAAGCAACGAGTCGGAGGCCCACCACGTGCCCTGCTCCTGCTTCAACCTGTCGTCGACCAACGACTCCGCGATCGTCGATAAGATCTTCCCGCAGCGCAGCCGGCTCCCGCTGGCGCGGCCCAAGCACAACGCCGACCTCTGCGCGGTCCCGGTCAGCCGGCACATCTACGGCGAG GGCTGTGCACGGAGCCTCCGGAAGTGGCTGCACAACAACCTCATCTCCATAGTGGGCATCTGCCTGGGCGTCGGGCTACTCGAG